TGGGGACGGTGGTCCTCGTGGACCCTGGCCCCATTAAGGTGGGCCTTGCAGCAGGGTATAGGAGGCAGGCATCCTGAGCCCAGGAGGAGGGGCCCTGGCTCCCCACTTCCTCAACACCAGGGCCAGGGGCCCTCTTTAGGCCCAGGTAGAACTCTCTGGAAGTCCCTAAGAGCGGGTGTGGGTCCTGGTCAGGCCTCATGGGCGGTCTCTGGGAAAAAGATCTCTCGGCATCGCTGTACTGTATCCTGCGGAGAGACCACGCTGTGGCCGACGGTCCGGGGATCAGCGTAGATCTCAAAGTCATTCCCACCCTGCACACAAGAAAGGGCAGGGAAGACACAAACATGTAACGCCTGAAGGAGCTTCCCAGGGCTATGGCCCAGCATGCGCCCTGGCGAGGAGTCCCCCTCCCCACACTGGCTCCTGGAGCTGCCTCTTCTGCCCTCTCAGAACCACCAGGAAGCCCACCTTCCGGGCCTTCACCAGATCTGCCCTGACTCACTGTGTGACATGGGACAAGTGTCCAGCCAGCTCTGGCCCCAGCCTTCCAATCTGGGTAATGGGGCTGGTGAACACTAGCTGGTCTCCAGTAGTCTCCCAGGGGCCTGTTCTGTTGCCCTATGTCCTGGCCTTGACCTGGGGGTGATTTGGGCTGGAAAGCACCTGGGCTGAGCCATACTCACGGGACTGGTCTCGTTCCCAAAGAAGTGAATGGTGTCAAAGCTGTCTTGGTCCAGACTGTCCAGGCAGTAGCGCTTGTCCCAGCCCTCAGGGAAGACGTCAAAGCTGATCATGCCTCCTGTGGGGGATGGCAGACACGGCTAACAAAGTGGTGGCCCACTGGGTGAACTTGGGCAAGatccctcattcattcactcgacAACCCTTGAGTGCCTGCTTAGAGCCTGGCAGAAGGCACGGAAGACTCAGGGACCTCACGAGAGTTGTGATCCAGGGGGAAGAACAGGCAGTAAACCAACCAGACCACCTCGGAGCATGTAAGTCAGTGGGGTCGGGGGAGGGAAGCTCCCCAGCCAGCATGGTTGGGGAGACCTCTCCGGGAGGGAACACTAAAGCCTAAACCAGAGTGGCAACTGCAGGGGAGCAGGCAGAGTCCCCAAGAAGGGCATGGAGTGTGCCAGCACCAGAGAAGGCTGGgacagggcaggggtgaggccatACAGGCCCTGGGGTCCAGTGAGGGCTCTGAGCAAGGGTACAGCATGGTCTGCTCTTCTGGGAGTGTCCCTCCGGACACTGGGCAGTGGGTGACGTGGCAGTGGGAGGACAGCTGTGCTGGAGTTAGCCAGAGCCCGAGAAGAGGCTGCAGGAGATGATGTGAGCTGTGGTCAGATTCCAGAACCATTCTGGATACAGGGCCTTGGGACTTGTTAGTAGACTGCaggtgggaaggggtgagggagaaaATTGAGGGAGATGCTTTGGTTTTTGacctgagcacctgggtgggtggcagGACATAGGCTGGGTTTAGGTGGGGAAGACTGGGGGCAAGAAAGCTTTCTAGAGGTGCTGGGGAGCGAGACGCTGGGCTGGCTTCCGTGCCAGGCTCTAAGACCCTCCACAGGACGAACAGATGGACATACCTCGGGAGAACCTCAGCCCTTTTCCGGCAAACTCTGTTTTCAGGGCTTCCACAAACTTCTCCCGGATCTTTTCCTTCtgcaagaggggagggaggagactcAGGGGGCTGCTGTGAGCCAGGCCTCGTGTGAGCTCAGGTGGACACcgtgactcccccccccccccaccccactttacagatgaggaaacagaggctcagagagggggctgtgccttgttcaaggtcatacagcctcagtggcagagccagggcctgAGTCAGAAAGTCTATGACTGAACTCAGGGTCGGATCCTGCCAgtgggggtgtgggcagggtATCTGGAGGAAGCCTCAGAGTGGAGGCACGAGGAGGTATTTGAGGGGATGGGGCAGTCTGAGTCCCAAGTCATAAGGTCCACCTCAGGGCAGGGCTCAGTCCTGTTGGCTCTGCCCAGctcaacaaaacaaaccagacaCCAGAGATGGGCATGAGATGCCCATGAGGATGGGGAGCCCTGTTACTAAGTGGTGGTGGGTACTCAGAGGTCAGCAGGATGCCAGGTGGCCATGAGAGCCTGGCCAGTCAGCTCACAGGTGACCTGGAAGGGAGTTTGGACACATCCTGGGGAACCAAGAGTCACTGGGGACTCTTGGGAACAGAGTGCCCAGGACTGTATTTTAGTCAGTCCACATTGTGTAGGATTGGagtggagagaggcaggcagtggCCAATGGTTTGGGGCCTGCAGTAGGCCAGGAAGGGTGAGCTATAAGGCCAGATATGACCCAACCTGAGAGATAAGGGCAGACCCTCTGGGTTCCAGGCCTGGCCGTGTGACTATGGACAAGTTgcctgacttctctgagcctatTTCCTGGACTAAAAGATGGAGGTAATAAATGAACCCTACCTAACCTGTGTCTCCTAGAAAAGCAGACAGGAGGCATGTAAGCCCCCTGCCTGCCTTGGTTTTGCCTTagcaggccggcaggcaggcaggccccCAGGGAGCCCAGAGTCCCCACCAGGGGCCACTTTGTGGGCCCAGGGTTAGAGTTAAAGGTGTCCCAGGCTCAGAATAAACGTTCCCACATCGCCTAGGATGCTGTATCTCCTGGGTCTACAGAACCAAGCTGATCACTGGACAGCCCGTGTCAAGTCCAGTGTCAGCAAGGACGAGCACTGTGACTTGAGCTGGTCACTTAACCTCTGGCCTCAGAGTCCTCATCTGAGGAAGGGGACTACCTGCCCTTGGGATCTGAAGGACCagagaataaaatattgatatgGGATCCTGGCTGGTGTAGGGCACACAGATCAGGAAGTTCATGCCCCCCCACCTCCAATATCAGAAGGGGGCGAACAGGAGCCAGAAAGACAAGACCCTGGGAGCTTTGGGAAGGGTCAGTGTGTCCTACACTTCCATCTCGTCTAGTCATTATAGCCCAAGAGATGGGAACTATGCTTACCCCCACTCTACAGACATGAAAACAGAGGCACACAGTAGTAAAGCCACTTTTCTAGGCTGCTCAGCAAGCAGGAGGTGGAGCTAGATTGGAAACTGGGTGGCCTGAGTAGAGGCCACCTCTCAGTATGTGCATGGGAGAGGCTCTCTGCCAATGGTCAGTGTTAACCACCCCAAAAAGAAAGTCTTCATGCCTGTGGGCATTGCCTATTCTAAACCCTGGGACCCAGAGTGGGAATGGGGGGTCGGTGAGCTGGAAGGCATCCCTGTGAGTCCTACCCACCCTCAGGGAAACACCAGAGGGGAATAGGTAGAGTCCCAAGGTCCCACGTTCAAATCTTTGCTCTGTAACCAATTCCCTAAGTGACCTTGGCAAGGcatttcccctctctgagcctcagtttccttttttataaaacGGGGATAACACcacctatttcattcattcagcaagtatttctcTCGAGCACTTGCTACGTGCTGGGCACGTGCTGGGCACATGCTGGGCACAGGGGATCCAGCGGTGAACGGCCTCAGAAATCCTGGCCCTTAAGCAGCTTATAGCTTCAGCAGGGGAAACAGATAATAACCAAGATTTGAAAAGTaggtgataggggcgcctgggtggctcaattggttaagcgtctgacttcggctttggtcatgatctcgcagtctgtgagttcgagccccgcatcaggttctgtgctgacagctcagagcctggagcctgcttcagagcctgtgtctccctctctctccctgccccttccccactcacactctgtctctctctgtctcaaaaacaaataaacattaaagaaaagaaaagaaaagaaaagaaaagaaaagaaaagaaaagaaaagaaaaaagaaaagtaggtgATAGAGTGTATTAGAGGGTAGCGATGGCTGCTTGGGGAGGAACAAGAGAGGAGTAGGAGGTGCAGGGGGACGCACTGTTGAATGGAATGAGAAAGTGACACATGAGCAAATGTGAAGAGGAAAGGACCAGCTGAGTCTGAGGAAAgtgtgttccaggcagaaggcaCAGCCCTGAAGTGGGAACCTGTCTGCTATCTCTGGAATCTGCAAGGATAACATGGTTGAAGCAGAGACAGCAAAGGGGAGAGAAGGCCACAGACGGGCCAGCGGGAAAAGGCTTTGGATGGGTGGACTCACTCCATCCCTGAAAGGGCAGGGTAGGCGGTAGGCTCGATAAGCAAAACCCAAGTCAAGGTTTAGCAGGGGCAGCACATGCAAAGGCGAGAGAAATACTGGTATGTGCCAAGAACAGATGCAGAGAGAAGGCTGAAGGGGTGGGCCTGACCTGGGCAGACCCCTCAGGGCTCAGGGcggcccaggaggggctgagacaCTGCTCAGTTGGCGAGAGGAGCAACGGAAGTTCTGTAAGCAGGGAGTGCATGGGGGCGGAGGTGCTTCAAAAAGGTTCCCAGTGGCACCGTTAGAGAACAGACTGGCAGGAGCTtattggggagggggtggggagagacacaTAAGTGAACAGATTTGAGACAACTCCGGAGGCTGAATCAAGAGGAGttactgctggggcgcctgggtggctcagtcgattaagtgtacgacttcagctcaggtcgtgatctcacagaccgtgagttcgagccccaagtcaggctttgtgccgacagctcagagcctggagcctgcttcggattctgtgtctccctctctctctctccccctcccctgcttgcactctctctcaaaaataaaataaaaacataaaaaaaaaaagaaaaaaaagaggagttaCTGCTGTACCCTACAAGGGTGGGAAGGTGGAAATGATACCCTAGGGTGTTGGCTTAGATAAGTGGTGGCTAGTGGTGGAGGAAAACCAGCCATGTTGGAAAGACGCAGAAGTGCCTAGACCATGGCACATGGTGGGTGTCCAAAAGGGACTGGTTGAATCAGACCACCACTGCTAATCCATTTCACTGATGGGAAAACAAAGGTTCACAGAGGTCGAGTAACTGAGGCCCtacagcccaaggtcacacagttggtgGCACCTTGTCTAGTTCGGAGAACTCGATTCGCTCCTCCAGGGTACAGCTCCGGCCGATGGGTGAGATGTTCAGCATGCCATTCCGGAACTCGATGAAGGTTCCACTGATGGTAACGGGGgtaggaagaggggcagggagccagagagaaggagaatggcCCTGAATTCAAATCCAGCCCCATTTGGGACCACGGCCTCCTTGGACCTCCCAGGAGACAAGAATTCACGCACCAGTAAGTTGGGGCCCTGGAGCGTGCAGGTCCCATCTGAGAGACCCACCCCTGTCCTCCCTCAGGCCTGGGATGGAGGGGGAAGGCTGGATGCAAGGCTGGGAGGGGTCTCACCGCTTCTTGGGCAGCCTGAGCAGGGCCATGTAGCGGAGGCAGAAGTTGATCAAGTCTTGCAGCAGCTCCTCCCCCAGGTGGCTCTGGATGGTCTGGGCAAGGAACAGGGGGCTCTGGGTTTGGCGGGCACagtgccctcccccagcccaggacaGAGGCACCACAGGCTAT
The genomic region above belongs to Prionailurus bengalensis isolate Pbe53 chromosome B4, Fcat_Pben_1.1_paternal_pri, whole genome shotgun sequence and contains:
- the PMM1 gene encoding phosphomannomutase 1 isoform X2 — translated: MQKIDPEVAAFLQKLRTRVQIGVVGGSDYSKIAEQLGEGDEVIEKFDYVFAENGTVQYKHGRLLSKQTIQSHLGEELLQDLINFCLRYMALLRLPKKRGTFIEFRNGMLNISPIGRSCTLEERIEFSELDKKEKIREKFVEALKTEFAGKGLRFSRGGMISFDVFPEGWDKRYCLDSLDQDSFDTIHFFGNETSPGGNDFEIYADPRTVGHSVVSPQDTVQRCREIFFPETAHEA
- the PMM1 gene encoding phosphomannomutase 1 isoform X1; the encoded protein is MAVATEGARRKERVLCLFDVDGTLTPARQKIDPEVAAFLQKLRTRVQIGVVGGSDYSKIAEQLGEGDEVIEKFDYVFAENGTVQYKHGRLLSKQTIQSHLGEELLQDLINFCLRYMALLRLPKKRGTFIEFRNGMLNISPIGRSCTLEERIEFSELDKKEKIREKFVEALKTEFAGKGLRFSRGGMISFDVFPEGWDKRYCLDSLDQDSFDTIHFFGNETSPGGNDFEIYADPRTVGHSVVSPQDTVQRCREIFFPETAHEA